The proteins below are encoded in one region of Peribacillus muralis:
- a CDS encoding ribose-phosphate diphosphokinase: MSNQYLDPNLKVFSLNSNFDLAQEIAAAIGVELGKCSVTSFSDGEVHINIEESIRGCDVYVIQSTSQPVNENLMELLIMIDALKRASAKTINIVMPYYGYARQDRKARAREPITAKLVANLLETAGAHRVITLDLHAPQIQGFFDILIDHLVAVPILADHFKEKDLSDIVIVSPDHGGVTRARKMADRLKAPIAIIDKRRPRPNVAEVMNIVGNIEGKTAILIDDIIDTAGTITLAANALVENGAKAVYACCTHPVLSGPAIERIQNSTIKELVVTNSIALSEDKKIDKIVGLSVAPLIAEAIIRVHEEQSVSTLFD; the protein is encoded by the coding sequence ATGTCAAATCAGTATTTAGATCCTAATTTAAAGGTATTCTCGTTGAATTCAAACTTTGATCTAGCTCAAGAAATTGCAGCTGCAATCGGTGTTGAACTTGGAAAATGCAGTGTAACCAGCTTCAGTGACGGTGAAGTCCATATTAATATTGAAGAGAGCATTCGTGGCTGTGACGTATATGTGATTCAATCAACAAGTCAACCAGTTAATGAAAATTTAATGGAACTTCTAATTATGATTGATGCTCTTAAACGTGCTTCAGCTAAGACGATCAATATTGTTATGCCATACTATGGTTATGCAAGGCAAGACCGTAAAGCACGCGCACGTGAACCGATTACGGCTAAACTAGTTGCAAACCTTTTGGAAACGGCTGGTGCCCATCGTGTCATCACTTTGGATCTTCACGCGCCACAAATCCAAGGTTTCTTCGATATTTTAATCGATCACCTTGTTGCCGTTCCAATTTTAGCTGATCATTTCAAAGAAAAAGATCTAAGTGATATTGTCATCGTTTCTCCTGATCACGGCGGTGTAACGCGCGCCCGTAAAATGGCAGATCGCCTAAAAGCGCCTATTGCCATTATCGATAAGCGCCGTCCAAGGCCGAACGTGGCTGAAGTCATGAACATCGTTGGTAATATTGAAGGGAAGACGGCAATCCTGATCGATGACATCATCGATACGGCAGGTACCATTACACTAGCTGCCAATGCACTTGTGGAAAATGGCGCTAAAGCGGTGTATGCTTGCTGTACTCATCCGGTCCTTTCAGGTCCTGCCATCGAAAGGATTCAAAATTCAACGATCAAGGAATTGGTCGTGACGAACTCGATCGCCCTATCCGAAGACAAGAAAATTGATAAGATCGTTGGACTTTCCGTAGCACCTTTGATTGCTGAGGCCATCATTCGTGTACATGAGGAACAATCGGTCAGCACATTATTCGATTGA